The genomic DNA gggaggggagtaagtaaATAAGGGGAAGGAAATTGGGAAAAGGCGAAAGGAAATGTGTCTGCCTATTCATGTTTAAACTAAGGGTTTTCTCTGCTTTCAGGATGCAGCCTGCAATCCACAGATAGGATGGTCCCAGCGTTAGCCTTGCAATGAGCAACATCAACAACAGTACAGCGCAGGCCTGCAACATCACCTACAATCTTGGGGTGATGCCATTGGTCTCCGTCTACAGCCTGGTGTTTATCATTGGGGTCCCGGCCAACCTACTGACCTTGTGTCTATCTGTGCTGAAGATCTGGAGGAAGAACGTGCTGTCGGTTTACCTGTTCACCCTCTCGCTGTCCGACCTGGTCTACCTGGGCACCATCCCACAGTGGATCATCTATGTAAAGAACCAGAACAGGTGGACACAGAGCAATACTGCCTGCCAGCTCACTGGCTTCATCTTCTTCAACAACCTGTACATCAGCATCCTGCTCCTttgctgcatctctgttgaccgctGCCTGGTGGTTCTCCACCCCATCGAGGCACGATGGCGTCGGTGTCGAACGACGGCTGTGATGGTGTGCATTGGCATCTGGTTGCTGGTAATGGTCACCCACCTGCCTGTCTTCTTCCTGTCGGGGGTAAAGAGTAGTCAGGCCAAGAACGACTCGTGTTTTGAGACCTTCCCCATGCCTCTGCTAGTGGCCAAGTTCAACTACGCCAGGTTCTGCGTGGGCTTCTGCATCCCCTTGCTCATCATGGCCATCACCAACCTGATGATTTTCCGAAGGATCCAGGACAGCCTGTGCCTCAACTCCCGTGAGAAGACCAAGGTGAAGTACCTGGCCATCGCCGTGATAGTCATCTTCCTCGTCTGCTTCGCCCcctaccacatcatcctcctcagcAGAGCCATCGTCTTCTCGCTGTACAAGGATAGCTGCTGGTTTGAGCAGAAGATCTACATGGCCTCCACTGGGTTCCTTTGCCTCTGCACGGTCAACAGTGCTACAAACCCGATCCTCTACATGTTCTCCTGCGAAAGCGTGAGGCAGGAACTCCTGCGAGACTTGCAATGCATCAGAAACAGCCCCACCATCAGCCGAAACAGCACCGTCTTCAGCAGAAACAGATCTGAGAGCTGCAGTTTGAGAAATGGACAGATTTTGGGGTCATCTGTGATTAGAATGGAACATGTCACCAGTGAAAACTGTCCAGGGATTGACTAAAGATCTTCCTGTGATTACCAATATTCAATGTTACCTCATCTTTCCAATTGAACAGGCTGCACATAAAAGTGAGGAGGAATTTTCAACAGGCTCAGATTGGAAACTTGATGTTGTGCTGGGAATGATTTATAAATTTCTGCATGCATTCCCAGCACTCAAGGCTCCCACTGGTTGCATTATGTCTGGAAATGACTCTTACAATTTATTCTCAGGAACTCTGCTGACAGTGGTTGGGTGAGGAGAGGCTGCGTAGACTTAATGTGCTGGAGTACCTATCTAACTACCTCTACCCCTGGACACTGTccatatgggaaaagagcaggaggaGCATTGGGTTAGGATTGGCTCCCAATCCCATTTAATTTTAATCTTGAgaccacatttttttttaaattctttcataggatgtgggcgtcgcaggccaggccagcatttattgcccatccctaattgcccttgaactgaggggcttgtgaggccatttccagggcatgtaagagttaaccacattgctgtgggtctggagtcacatgtaggccagaccaggtaaggacagcagatttccttccctaaaggacatcaggtgCAGTTGACAACATGATGGAATGCTAAAAAGTTTTCTCAATAATTTCTCCCTTgttccaggaacattgagctgcgaaTCATAGGGAATGATAAATgacagggaatgctgtgaatcaaaAGAGAGAATTACACAGAGCAAGCCTTGCCTTCCATCACCTTGTTGGGTCCTTCACTCAATCTCTAGGTTGTTGAGCAATCACACTGTGATTCAGCAAGCTAGAGTCTGACCATTCCAGTAAAAATGGGCATTTATTCACACGATAGCTTCTTATTGATGATCAGGTGCTCTCTGCAGCCAGGATGAGAATCTAGTTGAAGCAATGAATGTCAAGCATCTTGAGTTTGAGACAGTCTGGAGTCAGTTTCTAAAGCAGTCACAACAGAATACTATCCAGAATTCAATATAAGCTGACAGCCCCACTCAGAGAGCGAGGCGCAGGGAAGGCAAGTGAGTGTTATTGAATGGTGGGCGATGGTTTCCTCTGTTCACTAGTTGTTGACATAGGAACATAGGCACagtaggagaccattcagccccttgagcctgttctgccatccaGTGATATCATAGTTGATCTGAATCTTCACTCCATCCAACCGCATTGACTCCTTATTCTTTTATATTGttggttagcaaaaatctatcgatttaaGATTTAActgtattaattgagctagcatttaCTGCTTTTTGTGAGAGataagttccacacttctaccacactttgcatgaaggaatgtttcctaatttctctcctgaatgacACGTTTCTGGTTTTAAggttataggagcaggagtaggtcatacagcccatcgagtctgttctgccattcaataagatcatggctgattttccactttcccgcccactccccatatcccttgattccccgagagagcAAAGATCTGTTGATCCGAGCCTTGAATACCCTCAATGATGGAGCAGCTGCCCTCTggtgttgagaattccaaagattcacaactgtctgagtgaaaaaaatagggcggcacagtggcgcagtggttagcaccgcagcctccagggacccgggttcgattctgggtactgcctgtgcggagtttgcaagttctccctgtgaccgtgtgggttttcgccgggtgctccgttttcctcccacagccaaagacttgcaggttgataggtaaattggccattgtaaattgcccctagtataggtagggggatatagggaaggtggggatgtggtaggaatatgggattagtgtaggattagtctaaatgggtggctgatggtcggcacagactcggtgggccgaagggcctgtttcagtgctgtatctctaaataaaaaaataaaataaaagtctcctcatctcagtcctaaatgatcgcccccccccccccccccccccatcttgagACTGTGGTCCtctattctagattccccagccaggggaaacaacctctctgtgtctaccctgataagcccttttagaatcttgtatgtttcaatgagatcacctctcatttttacaCGTTAATGCAGAAGTGGTCGAGCCAGGGTTCTTtttagctgtagcaaaacttcctcccctttatattctagccctcttgtTATGAATGCTAACAGTAcatagcttttttgattatttttttgtaCATGACCACTGCATTTTAGTGTTCTGTGCACATATATCCCTAAATatctttggaccttcactgtttgTAGTTTTTCGCCATTTAAAAAACATTTGGATCTATCCTCATTGGTCCAAAATGTCTGACCTCACACTTAACTGCACTGAAATGCATTTGccgcagttttgcccactcatttaatttatcaatatctccttgtaattttatgctcccatctatATACTTTCTATATCACcagtctttgtgtcattggcaaacttggatatacggCTCTCTGTGGTGTTGCCTAAGGCATTAGTATATATattgaatagctgaggccccagcacaggccCTAGTGGGACATCACTAGTCACTTTGTAATGGATTTGTTACAATTGGTGAACAGAGGAAAATTGTTCAGTCATTCAGCAGTGAAATGTGGCATCATTCCTGCCCTCAGGGTGTCACAAAgcagagctttactctatatctaacgctGTGCTGTACTTGACCGGGGAGTGTTTGGCACTGATACTGAGTATATCCTTTACCAGTTCTGACATTCCTCATGTTAAAACAAAATCAAAAATTGTTAAAATATTTTGAGCTATTGGATTGTACTGCCAAATATTGTGTGGAGAGAAATATATTGTGTAATATATATATGCAGATAATGTGATTTAGAGAAATGTAGCATTGCAATGAAATGCCTTTAATTGTGGTTTGAAATGAATATCTTCTCACAGACTCTGATTTGATGGTTTCTCAGGAATGGTGATTGGATCATTTCTCAGGGGCTGTAATTTGATCATGTACatgtccacatacacacacacacacacacacacatagacacacacacactgacacagagacacacagacactcacacactgacacagagacacacatgcactgacacagagacacacacacagacacacacacagacacagagacagacacacacacagacacacacacactgacacactgacacagacacacacacacactgacacagacacacagacacacacacactgacagagagacacacagacacacacatagacacacacacacacacacacacacagacacagagactcacacagacacacacagaaacacacagacacacacacactgacagagagacacacagacacacacatagacacacacacacacacacacacacacagacacagagactcacacagacactgacagacacacagacacacacacactgacagagagacacagagacacacagacacacacatagacacacacacacacagacacagacacagagactcacacagacacagacacacacagagactcacagacacacacacactgacagagagacacacagacacacacatagacacacacatagacacacagacacacacacactgacagagagacacagagacacacagacacacacacaggcacacacatagacacacacacgctgacacagagattcacatagacacagacacacacagggacacgCAGACACACAAACAGACGCACGCacgcacagacgcacacagacacacacacagacagacagacaaacacagacagacagccacacacacatgcacacagacacacacacacggggaagGAGACAGGGATGGTATGGAGTATCACCTCCCCATCACCAAGTGATCTTCCAGGGGATGAGAGAGGCTGATGATAGCCTTCCTTCCCAGAGGCCATTTGACGCCCTTCAGTGGCCTATTAATGGGCAGTTAAGGATCTGATCTTGCCACTGCTAGGATCTCACCAGCTTTACCCCCTGGCACCCCCCTTCCCCGGACCTCACAACCACCCCTGCACCGTCCGATCCCGCTCGCCAGGATATtatggactggccccggtgaccccgcttCACCTATCTCTtgtccggggttccagcactgtgcctgggtccgaggccttaacagtggtcaccactcccggtggtgcagcTGATACTGCTGAGTTGTTGGCCCTCTGATAAGCCCGCAACTTATGGAGGGGGATCCCTGTCTCTAAAGGGGTGGAGATCCCAGCTCCTGAATGTTTAAATGAAAGCACCAGAGTGTCGTTCCAGGGGAGCTGCGAAAATACAGAGGCGGGTATcaccccaccttttcagcctggcactgGGAACCCCGCCTTCTACACAAAATCCATCCCAGTGTGGCTGACTGCTCAACACCTCAATAATGCGGCCCTGTCACTTtaactgactgacctctcgatagtgtggccctgtcactttaACCCACTGACACCTTGATAGTGCAGCCTTATTATTGTGAGTAATTTTATCTTCAGATGAAAGACTAAAGCAGGTGATATCAGCTCAACCACACCTGTGCTGAGCTTTTCTTCCATTGATGCCAATAGAAATAGTGACAGGCAGATGTCTCTAATGATTGTTCCAGCTTTGCACAATCAGCTAGAGAGGATACTACCTGCAGTGTGTGATGACGAGGATaggattggcagcagtgtgtaccatccacaagattctctgcagcaacttgccaaggctccttagacagcaccttctaaacccacctagaaggacaagggcagcagacacattggaacaccaccatctgcaggttcccctccaagccacacaccatcctgacttggaactgtatcaccgttccgtcactgttgctgggttaaaatcctgggactccctccctaacagcactgtgtgtatacctaccccacatggactgcagcagttcaagaaggcagctcaccaccaccttctcaagggcaatgagggatgggcaataaatgcaaaagAAATGCTGGCACTCGACACTTGGCTGAGTTATGGGAGGGTGTCAGGGCTCCACGGTGAGAATGAGCAGTGACAGGaaaggagtgggtgggaaagttggTGAAGAGTGGGGGAAAGTCATTAGAAGCACCTGTTTCTACTGTGTATCAGAAAGTGAAACACATCATAGGAATTTCCAGACTTTACAGATCAATTTACCTGATATTTCATGTCATATAATCTCAGATCTGAGCAAAACCACACATTTATCTTGATAGCTGTTACGAATTAGTATCAAATCATGGTCAATGTGACATCTTCAGTCACACAAGAATCTTTGTGATCCTTCAACTACGTGTTCAGTGTTAAACTTTTTTAAGtgcctttttaaaaagaaattaaatATTGCTTGGAGAATACTGTGCCTTTGATGTCTGATTTCTGAAGGTATCTGAATCTGATCTTGCTTTTCTATTTCTGTGTCAGACCACACCCCTGTTCTGTGCTGTTTTCTCAGAATATTTCTTCAAGAGGATGTGTGTTACTGCCAGGAGAGGTAGAAAAAAAGCAATTGTGAACTAAATCCAGAAAATGCTAGAGGTACACAGTGGAGCTGTCTGAACCTGGGAGGCAGGATGGAATTTCCAATGGAGACGCCCCGTCAGAATCTCTCCTGGTTCCGCCCTTGACGTGACATTTGTATGGTTGCAGGAACTGTCATGTTCCACACACCATTCAACCAGTGTATCTGCATCTGCACAGGCCAACTCACTATTCCTATTCTAAGCGAGAAACAAATAGGCTGCATTCATAGGACAATTGATTATAAGACAAGGCAAACTATTTTGTCTTTGTGAAAAACCTCACTTGGAATACTGGATCttgttttggtctcctcacatggtgggtgatattgagactatggaaagggtgcagaggagggcaACTAGACTAGTCCCCAGTGTAAAGCATCTTAGTTATCAAGGTAGGC from Heterodontus francisci isolate sHetFra1 chromosome 9, sHetFra1.hap1, whole genome shotgun sequence includes the following:
- the LOC137373565 gene encoding probable G-protein coupled receptor 132 gives rise to the protein MSNINNSTAQACNITYNLGVMPLVSVYSLVFIIGVPANLLTLCLSVLKIWRKNVLSVYLFTLSLSDLVYLGTIPQWIIYVKNQNRWTQSNTACQLTGFIFFNNLYISILLLCCISVDRCLVVLHPIEARWRRCRTTAVMVCIGIWLLVMVTHLPVFFLSGVKSSQAKNDSCFETFPMPLLVAKFNYARFCVGFCIPLLIMAITNLMIFRRIQDSLCLNSREKTKVKYLAIAVIVIFLVCFAPYHIILLSRAIVFSLYKDSCWFEQKIYMASTGFLCLCTVNSATNPILYMFSCESVRQELLRDLQCIRNSPTISRNSTVFSRNRSESCSLRNGQILGSSVIRMEHVTSENCPGID